From Trichoderma atroviride chromosome 1, complete sequence, one genomic window encodes:
- a CDS encoding uncharacterized protein (EggNog:ENOG41), which translates to MADSVDRVFVHALNTVKKIPKTGASRPPPSERLRLYGLYKQAMEGDVDGVMEMPTAGSGLAPDELQKERDKWDAWNSQKGLTRTESKRRYVEALIETMHKYANTS; encoded by the exons ATGGCGGATTCCGTGG ATCGAGTCTTTGTTCATGCCTTAAACACCGTCAAGAAGATACCCAAGACTGGAGCATCGCGGCCGCCCCCGTCTGAGCGGCTACGGCTCTATGGCCTCTACAAACAGGCCATGGAGGGCGATGTCGACGgcgtgatggagatgcccaCGGCTGGGTCAGGGCTGGCCCCGGATGAGCTGCAGAAAGAGCGGGATAAGTGGGATGCATGGAATTCACAAAAGGGACTGACCCGGACCGAGTCCAAGAGACGATATGTCGAGGCGCTGATCGAGACCATGCACAAATACGCAAATACATCGTGA
- a CDS encoding uncharacterized protein (EggNog:ENOG41) — protein sequence MNGYQTERSSYEDEISNISTPISSHGDHAMEAAFEKDGPNGYGNIATPEEPMDPSNAPNGSLADLKDPIQVHLLTETALYDSKQYEILSQEEVDRLKKQCQLLEQRIEPTRANLAIQSKYRDAAVSMAKLYAAGKSEEELLNDPRAKEVELEREATEKTCEELSRELFNLEKSLLGPQRRLLQHTAGILQLTHKASKRAAARALQNDNGIPGSPESLYTYSQGRDSIARAMEENYFEDPNLYQLDFVEGLQPGHLKSAIDIPLKSPVREQASQIRGELDKAREENSLLVNLVADMEQKLESLSLSLRETIIKFNPEVNGDYLEPPREPGTGEMKPGDMLRKQIDYLESGLVAVQAEQESFVSSGGNNGGMYQLDDGAAERIESVLVGLWDKMQSGFAEKKQRNEERRKHRADKGLMVDDDDTSDDDAFDADETYNLIAFSSKVEWLYSQASTLKDQKSVLKRQIKQQRELNNKTDAEKDEELERRQDELDQTRFLLERAEKDASDAQNMLADALQDLEKAQSSSSGISEEELRTHALKIESLEAEMATRSAKIQSFESEIQARDARLEALTAELETGNGTSGALRNEIQAHQARVESLEAEIQERSDRIASLEAEIHTHSTRAESLEAEALATGVRLESLESEIQARSAHIETLENKIKGHDTNIGSLEAEIQSRDAQIKSLGSEVQAHTERSGSFEAQIATLESEKKKFAELSSQLDGVSKEKLAAEEMAKALQQEMDDMKAHHANKENEMAQKDADLEQLNMALVEIKTELTFARAELDGAYGSRAERAADAAALSNQNEIVRLTGQVERLKQELAGTVQDLEAITKETIGSEREKIDLEQKVDEAITAKASLEADLEKSRHLIAKLQEDLDSERFKVGVAQGGVTKVGAGAALLSEQFRSSMREERKRFHEDIKEERAKYRKLEEELSRLKKSQAVPKGPPSPQ from the exons ATGAACGGATATCAGACGGAGCGAAGCTCCTACGAGGACGAAATTTCAAACATATCTACGCCAATTTCAAGCCACGGCGATCACGCTATGGAAGCGGCATTTGAGAAGGACGGGCCCAATGGATATGGCAACATTGCCACTCCGGAAGAACCA ATGGATCCCAGCAATGCGCCGAATGGATCGCTCGCCGATCTAAAAGATCCGATACAAGTACATCTGCTCACCGAAACTGCGCTTTACGACAGCAAACAATATGAAATCCTATCTCAAGAGGAGGTTGATAGGCTGAAGAAACAGTGTCAGTTATTAGAGCAACGGATAGAACCCACAAGAGCCAATTTGGCTATCCAATCGAAATATCGAGATGCGGCGGTATCGATGGCCAAGCTTTACGCCGCCGGAAaatctgaagaagagcttctgAACGATCCTAGAGCCAAAGAGGTGGAgctagagagagaggcaacCGAGAAGACATGCGAGGAATTGTCGCGCGAACTTTTCAATCTCGAGAAGAGTCTCTTGGGGCCTCAGAGACGTCTGCTTCAACACACAGCTGGTATCCTCCAGCTCACTCACAAGGCATCCAAGAGAGCTGCGGCACGAGCTTTGCAAAACGATAACGGCATTCCTGGTAGCCCGGAAAGCTTATACACCTACTCTCAAGGCCGAGATAGCATAGCGCGTGCCATGGAAGAGAATTATTTCGAAGATCCAAACCTCTACCAGCTTGATTTCGTCGAGGGACTGCAGCCTGGACATCTAAAATCGGCAATCGATATACCCCTCAAGTCTCCTGTTCGAGAACAAGCTTCCCAGATTCGAGGCGAGCTTGATAAGGCTCGAGAGGAAAACTCATTGCTAGTCAATCTCGTGGCCGACATGGAGCAAAAGCTGGAAAGCCTAAGTCTTTCGCTTCGGGAAACCATTATCAAATTCAACCCTGAAGTGAACGGTGACTACCTGGAGCCTCCCCGGGAACCAGGCACTGGTGAAATGAAGCCCGGCGACATGCTGAGAAAGCAAATTGACTACCTGGAAAGTGGGCTTGTTGCCGTACAAGCAGAGCAAGAGTCGTTTGTTAGCAGTGGTGGCAATAACGGTGGTATGTACCAGCTAGACGACGGCGCCGCCGAACGTATCGAGTCTGTCTTGGTCGGGCTCTGGGATAAGATGCAGTCGGGCTTTgctgaaaagaagcaacGAAACGAAGAACGCCGGAAACATCGCGCAGACAAAGGATTGATGgtggatgacgatgacacGTCCGACGACGATGCATTTGATGCGGATGAGACTTACAACCTAATCGCCTTCTCTTCCAAGGTCGAATGGCTTTACTCTCAGGCTTCGACGCTGAAGGACCAGAAGTCCGTGTTGAAGAGACAGATCAAACAGCAGCGTGAACTCAACAACAAAACCGACGCTGAAAAGGACGAGGAGCTTGAACGAAGACAAGACGAGCTGGATCAGACTCGCTTCCTACTCGAGCGAGCAGAAAAGGATGCTTCTGATGCCCAAAACATGCTGGCAGATGCCTTGCAAGACCTCGAAAAGGCgcagtcatcatcttctggtatctctgaagaagagcttcgtACGCACGCTCTCAAGATAGAATCTCTAGAAGCTGAGATGGCCACACGAAGCGCAAAAATTCAATCTTTCGAATCCGAAATACAAGCACGAGACGCCAGACTAGAGGCCCTGACTGCTGAACTCGAGACAGGAAATGGAACGTCAGGTGCCCTAAGAAATGAAATTCAGGCGCACCAGGCTCGGGTCGAATCTCTGGAGGCTGAAATCCAGGAACGTAGCGATCGTATTGCATCCCTTGAGGCTGAGATTCATACGCACAGCACTCGGGCAGAGTCTCTCGAAGCCGAAGCCCTCGCGACCGGTGTCCGACTTGAGTCACTGGAGTCAGAAATCCAAGCACGCAGTGCTCACATCGAAACTCTTGAAAATAAGATCAAGGGTCACGACACAAATATTGGATCCCTTGAGGCAGAAATTCAATCACGAGATGCACAAATCAAATCTTTGGGCTCGGAGGTCCAGGCGCATACTGAAAGAAGCGGGTCATTTGAGGCTCAGATTGCTACGTTAGAAtccgagaagaagaaattcgCTGAGCTAAGCTCTCAGCTGGATGGAGTTtccaaagagaagctggcggcCGAAGAAATGGCAAAGGCTCTGCAACAAGAGATGGACGATATGAAGGCACACCACGCAAACAAGGAGAATGAGATGGCTCAGAAGGATGCCGATCTGGAGCAGCTGAATATGGCACTAGTGGAAATCAAGACCGAGCTCACATTTGCTAGAGCAGAGCTAGACGGCGCGTATGGATCTCGCGCTGAGCGTGCGGCAGATGCGGCAGCCCTATCGAACCAAAATGAGATTGTCAGGCTTACAGGCCAAGTCGAGAGGCTCAAGCAGGAGCTAGCAGGCACTGTGCAAGATCTAGAGGCGATAACCAAGGAGACGATTGGATCTGAACGCGAGAAGATTGATCTTGAGCAAAAGGTCGACGAGGCAATCACAGCAAAGGCCAGCTTAGAGGCAGATCTGGAGAAATCCAGACACTTGATCGCGAAGCTGCAAGAAGATCTGGATAGTGAACGATTCAAAGTCGGCGTGGCACAGGGAGGTGTGACAAAGGTCGGCGCTGGTGCGGCCCTACTCAGTGAACAGTTTAGGTCGTCGATGAGAGAGGAGCGGAAGAGATTCCACGAGGACATAAAG GAGGAACGCGCCAAGTACCGAAAactggaagaagagttgaGCCGACTGAAAAAGAGCCAAGCAGTGCCCAAAGGTCCTCCAAGT
- a CDS encoding uncharacterized protein (TransMembrane:1 (i57-74o)): MHRAAVRAFRTSHHSSVRNPVRSARRSHLHLFTSNARQHHHSSANEPLRSSMYVRRLPAALASGLILGYGAWYYNGADILSGSQAVTRAFTSTQGAADAVPTRTVLVVGADELTQGTIVGEGPLYKSATEDGRRIVEMLTPEQATAKLRRQEESFWVNRGQGVTRYDLVQLGSNDPIEDDHAEKIVEVPNRAATEEEEVSSSDWMFWGVFDGHSGWTTSATLRESLISYVARELNSTYKAASNNAPPPEAIDSAIKTGFTRLDNEIVHKSVEKVFKASSKAMAAELLQPALSGSCALLTFYDSRSELLRVACTGDSRAVLGRRAKSGKWIATALSEDQTGNNPTEVARMRMQHPGEEHVIRNGRVLGGLEPTRAFGDAVYKWSRDVAGRLRENFFGRSPSPLLKTPPYVTAEPVVTTTKIEPENGDFVVLATDGLWEMLTNEEVVGLVGQWIETQKSGKSSSQFDRAWSKVFGSQNKPLPVEQGRSASGFDGKTPIRLQQWGIDPDARDRFVVRDKNAATHLVRNALGGTNDEQVCALLTLPSPFSRRYRDDLTVQVIFFGHADKTSEKTGDVTINLDATTDQDPRARL, translated from the exons ATGCATCGTGCTGCTGTCAGGGCGTTCCGGACAAGTCACCACTCCAGCGTCCGAAACCCAGTGCGGTCCGCTCGCCGCAGCCACCTCCACTTGTTCACAAGCAACGCCCGCCAGCACCACCACAGCTCCGCCAATGAGCCTCTGAGGTCGTCCATGTACGTCCGTCGTCTGCCCGCTGCGCTGGCCTCCGGTCTGATCCTGGGATACGGCGCCTGGTACTACAACGGCGCCGACATTCTGTCCGGGAGCCAGGCTGTCACGCGAGCCTTCACGTCCACGCAGGGAGCGGCCGATGCCGTGCCGACGCGCACCGTCTTGGTTGTCGGAGCCGACGAGCTGACACAGGGAACCATCGTGGGCGAAGGACCCCTCTACAAGAGTGCCACCGAGGACGGCCGTAGGATAGTGGAGATGTTGACGCCGGAGCAGGCCACGGCAAAGCTGCGCAGGCAGGAGGAGTCTTTTTGGGTCAATCGCGGCCAGGGCGTTACGCGCTACGACCTGGTCCAGTTGGGGAGCAATGATCCAATTGAGGACGATCACGCCGAGAAAATTGTCGAGGTGCCGAACCGAGCAGCTactgaggaagaggaagtgAGCAGCAGTGACTGGATGTTCTGGGGAGTTTTTGATGGTCACTC GGGCTGGACGACATCTGCCACTTTGCGCGAAAGCCTCATTAGCTACGTTGCTCGAGAGCTAAACAGCACTTACAAGGCCGCCAGCAATAATGCGCCGCCCCCCGAAGCCATTGACTCAGCCATCAAGACCGGCTTCACCCGTCTAGACAACGAGATTGTGCATAAAAGTGTCGAAAAGGTCTTCAAGGCTAGCTCCAAGGCTATGGCTGCCGAGCTTCTGCAACCTGCCTTGTCCGGCTCTTGCGCTTTGCTAACCTTCTACGACAGCAGAAGCGAACTTCTCCGTGTAGCATGCACAGGCGACTCTCGCGCCGTCCTGGGACGTCGAGCAAAATCTGGCAAATGGATAGCTACGGCTCTCTCAGAGGACCAGACGGGAAACAATCCGACTGAAGTAGCTCGCATGAGGATGCAGCACCCGGGTGAAGAGCATGTTATCAGAAACGGCCGTGTCCTAGGTGGATTGGAGCCAACTCGTGCTTTTGGAGATGCAGTCTACAAGTGGAGTCGTGATGTTGCTGGAAGGCTTCGCGAGAACTTTTTCGGCCGAAGCCCCTCCCCTTTACTCAAGACTCCCCCTTACGTTACGGCGGAGCCCGTTGTTACTACGACCAAGATCGAGCCAGAGAATGGCGATTTCGTTGTCCTTGCCACAGACGGACTGTGGGAAATGTTGACAAATGAAGAGGTTGTGGGCCTTGTCGGCCAATGGATCGAGACACAAAAGTCGGGGAAATCAAGCTCGCAGTTTGACAGGGCGTGGTCAAAAGTTTTTGGATCTCAGAACAAACCACTTCCTGTAGAACAGGGCAGAAGTGCCTCCGGTTTTGATGGAAAGACGCCGATCCGCCTCCAGCAGTGGGGAATAGACCCAGATGCAAGAGACCGATTTGTCGTTAGAGACAAGAATGCCGCAACTCATCTTGTTCGCAATGCACTCGGCGGAACCAATGATGAGCAAGTCTGCGCTCTTTTAACTCTGCCGTCACCCTTTTCAAGACGTTATCG GGATGACTTGACCGTCCAggtcatcttctttggccacGCTGATAAGACAAGCGAAAAGACGGGCGACGTCACAATCAACTTAGATGCTACGACAGACCAAGACCCAAGAGCCAGGCTTTAG
- a CDS encoding uncharacterized protein (EggNog:ENOG41~TransMembrane:10 (i110-132o138-162i183-204o219-245i252-274o286-314i326-345o365-387i408-429o435-460i)), with product MAASQRRAVVADGYESPTEDNQPSFFFGSTPTASGTNTPARISFSAPNLTAAFLAQGPRRPPLGPYPAGRDINLGATQPSHTPPNLDTVIQDKENQALPRRVGLRDRIACYQWTFFTMTMATGGVASVLHGLVYRPEWVTGFGIFFCLLNIVLFLTNCVFLSMRFYLRPGSLTKSFTDQVESLFIPAFFVSIAVILTNICQYGVPHCGVWLIKTLQVLFWIYTGLSAIASAGLYLILWSTLIFPIHMMTPTWVFPAYPLMLTAPFASNLISAASDTGHIDVLYAPAIAFSAVSTQGTGCLISLMISAAFIYRLMTQKLPRDFQRPGVFISIGPYAFTAGSIAQLGSEANVILPSNFLGTEHGVEIVKIIALLVALWLWGLSMWFFLVSVGSLWKYLRARKGMPFQMTWWSFVFPNTALVTATEIMGNIFENRGLQLFGCAMTIALIIVWIIIFLTMVNCLKQKKLLWPKSNS from the exons atggccgcctcTCAGCGTCGTGCCGTGGTAGCCGATGGCTACGAGTCGCCCACTGAAGACAATCAgccgtccttcttctttggctcgaCTCCCACGGCGTCGGGGACTAACACGCCCGCCAGGATATCATTCTCGGCCCCAAACCTTACAGCGGCCTTTCTTGCTCAGGGCCCTCGGCGCCCACCTCTTGGTCCCTATCCTGCAGGTCGAGATATAAACCTCGGCGCAACTCAGCCTTCACACACCCCTCCAAATCTTGACACCGTCatacaagacaaagagaatCAAGCTTTGCCTCGCCGAGTCGGTCTGCGGGACCGCATTGCCTGCTATCAATGGACTTTCTTCACCATG ACAATGGCTACCGGAGGAGTGGCTAGTGTACTTCATGGAT TGGTTTACAGGCCGGAGTGGGTGACTGGgtttggcatcttcttctgcctgCTCAACATTGTGCTTTTCCTTACCAACTGTGTCTTTCTGTCCATGCGGTTTTATCTGCGGCCTGGAAGTCTCACCAAGTCCTTTACGGATCAAGTTGAGTCCTTATTCATTCCTGCTTTT TTCGTCTC CATTGCAGTCATCCTTACCAACATCTGCCAATATGGCGTTCCACATTGTGGCGTCTGGCTCATTAAGACATTGCAAGTCCTATTCTGGATATACACTGGGCTGAGCGCCATTGCTAGTGCCGGGTTATATCTCATTCTCTGGTCAACACT AATATTTCCGATTCACATGATGACTCCTACTTGGGTATTTCCCGCATACCCTCTTATGCTCACGGCACCGTTTGCCagcaatctcatctcagcaGCTTCCGACACTGGTCATATTGACGTACTATATGCTCCCGCTATTGCCTTCTCGGCAGTTTCCACCCAGGGCACGGGCTGCTTAATTTCTCTCATGATATCTGCCGCCTTCATATATCGATTGATGACACAGAAACTGCCTAGGGACTTTCAGCGACCTGGTGTT TTCATTTCTATCGGGCCATATGCTTTCACCGCGGGATCAATTG CACAGCTTGGTAGCGAAGCCAATGTGATCCTTCCCTCGAATTTCCTCGGCACAGAACATGGCGTCGAAATTGTAAAAATCATTGCTTTGCTCGTTGCCCTTTGGCTCTGGGGCCTATCCATGTGGTTCTTCCTGGTATCTGTCGGGTCACTATGGAAGTACTTGCGAGCGCGGAAGGGCATGCCATTCCAAATGACCTGGTGGTCATTTGTATTTCCAAACACGGCTCTT GTCACCGCTACTGAGATTATGGGAAATATCTTTGAGAACAGGGGACTGCAGCTTTTTGGATGTGCCATGACAATTGCTCTCATCATCGTATGGATTATCATCTTCTTGACGATGGTCAACTGTCTCAAGCAGAAGAAACTACTCTGGCCAAAATCGAACTCTTAA
- a CDS encoding uncharacterized protein (EggNog:ENOG41~TransMembrane:1 (o83-108i)), translating to MKILSPMSEQDIELRSRRQIDEDDEDAVARDEEERQISLQNSRWTRKMERAITKLTAEVAALREQIATGREWKSKKEKSFPSWIRWLIFVVMKHLLIDCVVLCIILVWMRSRKDRRLEDIVRAALRLVREYVKKILPSR from the coding sequence ATGAAGATCCTCAGTCCTATGAGCGAGCAAGATATTGAACTGCGATCACGTAGGCAAattgatgaggatgacgaagacgcaGTAGCTagggatgaagaagaacgcCAGATTAGTCTTCAGAACAGCCGATGGACAAGGAAGATGGAGCGAGCCATCACCAAGCTCACCGCAGAAGTTGCGGCGCTCCGCGAACAAATTGCCACAGGGCGGGAGTGGAAAtcgaaaaaggagaagagcttCCCTTCTTGGATAAGATGGCTCATATTCGTCGTCATGAAACACCTCTTGATCGACTGCGTCGTTTTGTGCATAATACTTGTCTGGATGCGGAGTCGAAAGGACCGACGGCTCGAAGATATTGTACGAGCGGCATTACGGCTTGTCAGGGAATATGTCAAGAAGATTCTCCCGTCCAGGTGA
- a CDS encoding uncharacterized protein (EggNog:ENOG41~TransMembrane:5 (o6-28i49-72o84-106i113-132o166-192i)) yields MTFTNAPVTRLTVLGLVSISIAASLFDAKQYFYILIDTHLFRYRQFWRLLSYQLCYMNSTEVLFAAISLYNLRVVERMWGSRKYASFIVLSSLFTALFPPLILTILRPIAPSLFNYMPAGPTAIIFAVLAQFHSIVPQMYKYRIALSQAPPTNERFSGVTLSDKSYQYYIAFHLALLQWPGSVLGAMAGWILGYSWRVGFLPTSFTSWRLPGWIVGSGSYRRSAEFEGLRRRLEGENPATGVSTGVQNQNEGQTDRRRTMGQQIMDQFREAL; encoded by the exons ATGACGTTCACCAACGCCCCGGTGACTAGACTGACCGTCTTGGGTCTGGTCTCCATCTCGATAGCCGCCAGTCTCTTCGATGCGAAACAATATTTCTACATCCTCATAGATACCCACCTTTTCCGGTATCGGCAATTCTGGCGGCTTCTTTCCTACCAGCTATGCTATATGAATTCAACGGAAGTATTATTTGCGGCTATATCGCTGTACAATCTCAGGGTCGTTGAGCGGATGTGGGGATCGAGGAAATATGCC TCATTTATTGTCCTTTCATCACTGTTCACGGCCCTATTTCCGCCTCTCATTCTTACTATCCTTCGACCTATAGCACCGAGTTTGTTCAACTACATGCCGGCGGGCCCGACGGCAATCATATTTGCGGTCTTGGCCCAGTTTCACTCCATAGTCCCTCAGATGTATAAGTACCGGATTGCATTATCCCAAGCGCCGCCAACAAACGAGCGATTTTCCGGTGTAACCTTATCAGACAAATCTTACCAGTACTACATCGCCTTTCATCTAGCCTTACTGCAGTGGCCAGGCTCTGTTCTCGGAgccatggctggctggattCTGGGGTATTCTTGGAGAGTGGGATTCCTGCCCACGTCCTTTACATCATGGAGGCTACCAGGATGGATTGTAGGCTCAGGCTCCTACAGGAGAAGTGCAGAGTTTGAAGGGCTACGGCGAAGATTGGAGGGAGAGAATCCAGCAACAGGAGTGTCAACCGGCGTTCAAAACCAAAACGAAGGCCAGACTGACCGACGGCGTACCATGGGCCAACAAATCATGGACCAATTCCGAGAAGCGTTATAG
- a CDS encoding uncharacterized protein (EggNog:ENOG41~TransMembrane:9 (n3-11c16/17o32-54i75-96o111-137i144-166o178-206i218-237o257-279i300-321o327-352i)) → MDVWIVLISLIPTCMQRMTDLIQVVYRPEWVTGFGIFFCLLNIVLFLTNCVFLSMRFYLRPGSLTKSFTDQVESLFIPAFFVSIAVILTNICQYGVPHCGVWLIKTLQVLFWIYTGLSAIASAGLYLILWSTLIFPIHMMTPTWVFPAYPLMLTAPFASNLISAASDTGHIDVLYAPAIAFSAVSTQGTGCLISLMISAAFIYRLMTQKLPRDFQRPGVFISIGPYAFTAGSIAQLGSEANVILPSNFLGTEHGVEIVKIIALLVALWLWGLSMWFFLVSVGSLWKYLRARKGMPFQMTWWSFVFPNTALVTATEIMGNIFENRGLQLFGCAMTIALIIVWIIIFLTMVNCLKQKKLLWPKSNS, encoded by the exons ATGGATGTATGGATAGTGCTCATCTCCCTtatacctacatgtatgcagCGTATGACTGACCTGATACAAGTGGTTTACAGGCCGGAGTGGGTGACTGGgtttggcatcttcttctgcctgCTCAACATTGTGCTTTTCCTTACCAACTGTGTCTTTCTGTCCATGCGGTTTTATCTGCGGCCTGGAAGTCTCACCAAGTCCTTTACGGATCAAGTTGAGTCCTTATTCATTCCTGCTTTT TTCGTCTC CATTGCAGTCATCCTTACCAACATCTGCCAATATGGCGTTCCACATTGTGGCGTCTGGCTCATTAAGACATTGCAAGTCCTATTCTGGATATACACTGGGCTGAGCGCCATTGCTAGTGCCGGGTTATATCTCATTCTCTGGTCAACACT AATATTTCCGATTCACATGATGACTCCTACTTGGGTATTTCCCGCATACCCTCTTATGCTCACGGCACCGTTTGCCagcaatctcatctcagcaGCTTCCGACACTGGTCATATTGACGTACTATATGCTCCCGCTATTGCCTTCTCGGCAGTTTCCACCCAGGGCACGGGCTGCTTAATTTCTCTCATGATATCTGCCGCCTTCATATATCGATTGATGACACAGAAACTGCCTAGGGACTTTCAGCGACCTGGTGTT TTCATTTCTATCGGGCCATATGCTTTCACCGCGGGATCAATTG CACAGCTTGGTAGCGAAGCCAATGTGATCCTTCCCTCGAATTTCCTCGGCACAGAACATGGCGTCGAAATTGTAAAAATCATTGCTTTGCTCGTTGCCCTTTGGCTCTGGGGCCTATCCATGTGGTTCTTCCTGGTATCTGTCGGGTCACTATGGAAGTACTTGCGAGCGCGGAAGGGCATGCCATTCCAAATGACCTGGTGGTCATTTGTATTTCCAAACACGGCTCTT GTCACCGCTACTGAGATTATGGGAAATATCTTTGAGAACAGGGGACTGCAGCTTTTTGGATGTGCCATGACAATTGCTCTCATCATCGTATGGATTATCATCTTCTTGACGATGGTCAACTGTCTCAAGCAGAAGAAACTACTCTGGCCAAAATCGAACTCTTAA
- a CDS encoding mitochondrial 37S ribosomal protein mS33: MSVPRARLVDLMKAQCQVFATTFNPEGVRMGNKILRQRLKGPALAAYYPRKLASIKDVKREFGPVLATWDEAEEDRFEYIEELKQRGKSAPKKKTGPPAPTPGKKR; encoded by the exons ATGAGTGTCCCTCGTGCGCGGTTAGTAGATTTGATGAAG GCGCAATGCCAAGTCTTCGCCACGACATTCAACCCTGAGGGGGTTCGCATGGGCAACAAGATCTTGCGACAGCGATTAAAAGGCCCTGCGCTCGCCGCTTATTACCCCCGGAAGCTAGCATCGATCAAGGACGTGAAGCGAGAGTTTGGCCCGGTGCTTGCCACATgggacgaggccgaggaagaTCGGTTCGAGTACATTGAAGA GCTCAAGCAGCGTGGAAAGAGTgcaccgaagaagaagacgggtCCTCCTG CTCCCACTCCCGGAAAGAAGCGATGA